Proteins encoded together in one Miscanthus floridulus cultivar M001 chromosome 16, ASM1932011v1, whole genome shotgun sequence window:
- the LOC136512944 gene encoding RAN GTPase-activating protein 2-like, whose protein sequence is MDPTQYFQPRTFSIKLWPPSESTRIMLVERITKNLSSESIFSRKYSLLGKQEAHENAKRIEELCFASADEHFKREPDGDGSSAVHLYARETSKMMLVVLKKGPRTSAELEAPVADTPLAPADTVLDISGGKRAFIEADEAKELLSPLTKPGNSYKRICFSNRSFGIDAANVAGPILESVKNQLTEVDISDFVAGRPEDEALDVMRIFSKALEGSVLRYLNISHNALGEKGVRAFSELLKSQESLEEFYVMNDDISEEAAKALSELIPSTEKLKILHFHNNMTGDEGAMYIAEMVKRSPNVESFRCSATRIGSDGGVALSEALGRCTRLKKLDLRDNLFGVDAGLALSKTLLKLPDLVELYLSDLNLENKGTKAIAVALKQSAPQLEVLEIAGNEINDKAAPALAECLAAMQSLKKLTLAENELKDDGAVIIAKSLEDGHTDLKELDVSTNMLQRVGARCFARAVTNKPAFVQLNINGNFISDEGIDEVKEILKAGKKSLDVLGSLDENDPDGEPDDGDDEEEDEDAEDNEDELDSKLQSVKVEQDD, encoded by the coding sequence ATGGATCCAACGCAATATTTTCAACCCAGGACATTCTCCATAAAGTTGTGGCCACCAAGTGAAAGCACACGTATCATGCTTGTTGAGAGGATAACAAAGAACCTGTCCTCAGAGTCTATTTTCTCTCGCAAATATAGTCTTTTGGGCAAGCAAGAGGCTCATGAGAATGCAAAAAGGATTGAAGAACTTTGCTTTGCCTCGGCTGATGAGCATTTCAAAAGGGAGCCTGATGGTGATGGGAGTTCTGCTGTCCATCTATATGCAAGGGAAACGAGTAAGATGATGTTGGTAGTCCTGAAAAAAGGTCCAAGGACTTCTGCAGAACTGGAGGCACCTGTAGCTGATACACCTCTTGCACCTGCTGATACTGTACTAGATATATCTGGTGGCAAACGTGCTTTTATTGAGGCAGATGAAGCAAAGGAACTGCTGAGTCCACTTACCAAACCAGGAAATTCGTATAAAAGAATTTGCTTTAGCAATAGGAGCTTTGGTATTGATGCTGCCAATGTTGCTGGGCCAATTCTCGAATCAGTCAAGAATCAGCTCACAGAGGTAGATATCTCAGATTTTGTTGCAGGAAGGCCTGAGGATGAAGCTCTAGACGTGATGCGCATATTCTCCAAAGCATTAGAGGGTTCTGTACTGAGATATCTGAATATCTCTCACAATGCTTTAGGTGAGAAGGGTGTCAGGGCATTCAGTGAGCTCCTGAAATCACAGGAATCCCTGGAAGAATTCTATGTGATGAATGATGACATATCAGAGGAAGCTGCAAAAGCTCTATCTGAGCTTATTCCTTCAACTGAGAAGCTTAAGATTCTTCACTTCCACAACAATATGACTGGAGATGAAGGTGCTATGTATATTGCTGAGATGGTTAAGCGTTCTCCAAATGTAGAGAGTTTCAGGTGCTCAGCAACAAGGATAGGATCTGATGGTGGAGTCGCATTGTCTGAGGCACTAGGTAGATGCACTCGTCTGAAGAAACTTGATCTTAGGGACAACTTATTTGGTGTTGATGCAGGGTTAGCTCTCAGCAAAACCCTTCTGAAGCTTCCTGATCTTGTTGAGCTTTATCTCAGTGATCTTAATCTTGAGAACAAGGGTACGAAAGCAATTGCTGTTGCCCTCAAACAGTCTGCACCACAGCTAGAGGTCCTTGAAATTGCTGGAAATGAAATAAATGACAAAGCAGCCCCAGCTTTGGCAGAATGCCTGGCAGCAATGCAGTCACTCAAGAAGCTGACCTTGGCTGAAAATGAACTGAAGGATGATGGTGCTGTGATTATTGCAAAATCACTGGAAGATGGCCACACAGATCTCAAGGAACTGGACGTGAGCACAAACATGCTGCAGAGGGTTGGAGCTCGGTGCTTTGCGCGGGCAGTCACAAATAAACCAGCTTTTGTGCAACTGAACATCAATGGAAATTTCATCTCCGATGAAGGGATTGATGAGGTGAAGGAAATTCTAAAGGCTGGTAAGAAATCCCTGGATGTGCTGGGCTCACTAGATGAGAACGATCCTGACGGAGAGCCTGATGATGGTGACgatgaggaagaggatgaggatgCCGAGGACAATGAGGACGAGCTTGATTCGAAGCTGCAGAGTGTTAAGGTTGAGCAGGATGATTGA